Proteins encoded by one window of Bradyrhizobium sp. B097:
- a CDS encoding tripartite tricarboxylate transporter substrate-binding protein — MKRPLAASAALVAMLAFADAALACRVATHQSIFFEEGHLPIIEGTVAVEIEVTGTASASGPVAVRVSRVVRGDIDPGPLSLAVQVSSCGGYPRAGSKGVVVGHVSRQPDGSNVIAALWNYPERSKSTSGTPSCPIPVPRTESEVLALGGGRSRGISPISTVGLDKMTTVSNVRIEGDRPLYLVLGSRTPTIWNLDGNVGLIDRVVVESDKSRGGMYTSAVSGVPPEKVSFTTCLPMATGGLEDDALRTMLLQEIGRADRIVHSEDLTGTKMPSFERFVPEDVAKPVRLDENSMVSVGLLERYEVLPGRAGFEALIEDMAVEEDVEASRRQGLRGNKVYRILKPIHRLPALNRYTIYTLPAGMDPPVNASDYCVFDGRTGHLIDASLGHEGCSVLNILTENGKDPTAVAPPKVPSCPPSFKCTASTPMPALRPTEIPLRPEAYVRVEYLEQDRSMQSMRGFLQYELGFAFNRITGAPTDRKWPPPPDTSLDYHFVMFGSDALPPEDVVPLRGFARVPYVLLATPKLPVQTVADLVRYARLEKTPIRYVDSGGTATKVVENFLNHFDIQGERIPASGDDAYAAVIAGRADLMMSTILHAADVTNTGRVRALAVTGANRNARLPDVPAVAEFFPGYSDGDWYAVGARKGAAAEEMLALADIMKTVDHDPATSVKFRELGVDLFDVGPEEIAKLLKR; from the coding sequence ATGAAACGGCCGCTCGCGGCTTCGGCGGCTCTCGTCGCGATGCTCGCCTTCGCGGATGCGGCCCTCGCCTGCCGTGTCGCAACGCATCAATCCATTTTCTTCGAAGAGGGCCATCTTCCGATAATCGAAGGGACCGTGGCGGTCGAAATCGAAGTCACCGGGACCGCGTCAGCTTCCGGTCCAGTTGCCGTCCGCGTATCGCGGGTGGTGCGAGGAGATATCGATCCCGGGCCGCTGTCACTCGCGGTCCAGGTCTCGTCTTGCGGAGGATACCCGAGAGCGGGATCCAAAGGCGTGGTGGTCGGCCACGTTTCGAGACAACCCGACGGCAGCAACGTGATCGCGGCGTTGTGGAATTATCCCGAGCGATCAAAGTCGACTTCAGGGACGCCGTCGTGCCCGATCCCCGTGCCGCGTACGGAATCTGAAGTGCTTGCCCTCGGAGGAGGCCGCTCGCGCGGAATTTCGCCGATCTCCACGGTAGGACTCGACAAGATGACGACTGTTTCGAACGTCAGGATCGAGGGAGACCGGCCGCTTTATCTTGTTCTCGGAAGCCGGACACCGACGATTTGGAACCTCGATGGCAACGTGGGCCTGATCGATCGTGTGGTCGTCGAGTCGGACAAGAGTCGGGGCGGGATGTACACGTCAGCGGTTTCGGGCGTCCCGCCGGAGAAAGTCTCGTTCACGACGTGCCTTCCTATGGCGACCGGAGGACTCGAAGACGATGCGCTGAGGACAATGTTGCTGCAAGAGATCGGGCGCGCCGACCGGATCGTCCATAGCGAAGATCTGACCGGGACCAAGATGCCGTCGTTCGAGCGATTCGTTCCGGAAGACGTGGCGAAGCCGGTCCGTCTCGATGAGAATAGCATGGTCTCCGTCGGGCTACTGGAACGATATGAGGTCCTACCGGGCAGGGCCGGGTTCGAAGCGCTCATCGAAGATATGGCCGTCGAGGAAGACGTGGAAGCGTCGCGACGGCAGGGGTTACGCGGCAACAAGGTCTATCGGATTCTGAAGCCGATCCATCGTCTGCCGGCACTGAACCGATACACGATCTACACACTGCCGGCCGGTATGGATCCGCCGGTCAATGCGTCCGACTACTGCGTCTTCGACGGCCGAACCGGGCATCTGATCGACGCGTCGCTGGGTCATGAAGGCTGTAGCGTGCTCAATATCCTCACGGAGAACGGTAAAGATCCGACGGCAGTAGCCCCACCGAAAGTCCCTTCCTGCCCTCCAAGTTTTAAATGTACAGCATCGACACCGATGCCCGCGCTGCGCCCCACCGAAATCCCGTTGAGGCCGGAAGCCTACGTGAGGGTCGAATATCTGGAACAAGACCGCAGTATGCAGTCCATGCGCGGATTTCTGCAGTACGAACTGGGATTCGCTTTCAACAGGATCACTGGCGCTCCGACCGATCGGAAATGGCCGCCGCCGCCGGACACGTCGCTTGACTACCATTTCGTGATGTTCGGAAGCGATGCGTTGCCTCCTGAGGACGTCGTCCCGCTTCGTGGTTTCGCTCGAGTGCCGTACGTGCTGCTCGCCACCCCCAAACTTCCGGTACAGACGGTGGCTGATCTGGTCCGATATGCGCGATTGGAAAAGACACCCATCAGATACGTCGATAGCGGAGGGACGGCGACCAAGGTAGTGGAGAACTTTCTGAACCATTTCGACATCCAGGGCGAGCGGATCCCGGCGTCGGGTGACGACGCCTACGCGGCCGTGATCGCCGGTCGGGCGGACCTGATGATGTCGACCATTCTCCATGCGGCGGACGTGACGAATACAGGACGCGTTCGAGCGCTCGCGGTGACCGGAGCCAACCGCAACGCGCGTCTTCCGGACGTACCTGCCGTGGCGGAGTTCTTCCCGGGGTACTCCGACGGAGATTGGTACGCCGTAGGAGCGAGGAAGGGCGCCGCTGCCGAAGAAATGCTTGCCTTGGCCGACATAATGAAGACGGTCGATCATGACCCGGCTACCTCGGTCAAGTTCAGGGAACTTGGGGTCGACCTATTCGATGTCGGCCCGGAGGAAATCGCGAAACTCTTGAAGCGATAG
- a CDS encoding alpha/beta hydrolase, translated as MRLAISALAAALMLSGPALGQQGPMPEDLAWKLLELGRVIDPPKTAALYAPLQQKEPYQGVKVERDVKYGPADRHLLDVFTPDPASPPRPVLIYIHGGGFIAGNKRNPGSPFYDNVMLWAAKSGFVGVNATYRLAPAFPWPAGAEDMGAIVQWVAENIASRGGDPSRVFLMGQSVGAIHVASYVSHSEFHKVKGGGLAGAIMVSGIYDLTASPAGDAELAYYGSDPSRYAERSSLQGLLASPIPFLITAAELDPPRFVEQFELLKQASCKRPSGCVRSFMLPQHSHTSEVYAINTPDTRLTNEILEFVKSVK; from the coding sequence ATGAGACTGGCGATATCGGCTTTGGCGGCGGCCCTGATGCTCTCCGGACCGGCGCTAGGCCAGCAAGGCCCGATGCCGGAAGATTTGGCCTGGAAGCTCCTGGAACTCGGCCGCGTCATCGACCCGCCCAAGACGGCCGCACTCTACGCACCGCTGCAGCAGAAGGAGCCTTATCAGGGCGTCAAGGTCGAGCGCGATGTCAAGTATGGCCCTGCCGACCGCCATCTGCTCGACGTCTTCACGCCGGACCCGGCGTCGCCGCCCCGGCCGGTGCTGATCTACATCCACGGCGGCGGCTTCATTGCCGGCAACAAGCGCAACCCCGGCAGCCCGTTCTACGACAACGTCATGCTGTGGGCCGCCAAGAGCGGCTTTGTCGGCGTCAATGCCACCTATCGCCTGGCCCCGGCCTTTCCCTGGCCGGCAGGCGCCGAAGACATGGGCGCGATCGTGCAGTGGGTCGCGGAGAACATCGCCAGCCGCGGCGGCGACCCCAGCCGCGTCTTCCTGATGGGCCAGTCGGTCGGCGCAATCCATGTCGCGAGCTACGTCTCGCACAGCGAATTCCACAAGGTGAAGGGCGGCGGCCTCGCCGGCGCGATCATGGTGTCGGGCATCTACGATCTGACCGCCTCGCCCGCCGGCGATGCCGAGCTCGCCTATTACGGCTCCGATCCGTCGCGCTACGCCGAACGCTCCTCGTTGCAAGGTCTGCTCGCGAGCCCGATCCCGTTTCTGATCACCGCGGCCGAGCTCGACCCGCCGCGCTTCGTCGAGCAGTTCGAGCTGTTGAAGCAGGCGAGCTGCAAGCGGCCGAGCGGCTGCGTCCGCAGCTTCATGCTGCCGCAGCACAGCCACACGTCGGAGGTCTATGCGATCAACACGCCGGATACGCGGTTGACCAACGAGATCCTGGAGTTCGTGAAGAGCGTCAAGTGA
- a CDS encoding RluA family pseudouridine synthase — protein MSRRVKRPLRPAADRAKGARPHRGPAAERGPAHRAGGKSAAVRLGDKQRATKPFVAEPEKSVAEPPPLPTKVQTVVVTADEDNMRVDRFLEARFPGLSFSHIQRIVRKGELRVNGKRADSKDRLEEGQSVRIPPLRLDTPKAATSLSEAAKKTLQDLKDMTLFEDADVMVLNKPAGLAVQGGSGITRNVDDMLEVMRDAKGQKPRLVHRLDRETSGCLLIAKTRFAATALTGSFRHRSARKIYWALVAGVPKPKQGRISTYLAKEESEEDSIMRIAAHGDEGASHAVTYYAVVETSATKLAWVSLKPVTGRTHQLRAHMAHIDHAIVGDPKYFNKENWQLPGGLQNRLHLLARRIVIPHPRGGVIDATAPLPPHMLQSWNLLGLEADRFDPIENAPEE, from the coding sequence ATGAGCCGCCGCGTCAAGAGACCTCTCCGCCCAGCCGCCGACCGCGCCAAAGGCGCGCGTCCCCATCGCGGCCCGGCCGCCGAGCGGGGGCCGGCGCATCGTGCGGGCGGCAAGTCAGCGGCGGTGCGCCTTGGCGACAAGCAGCGGGCGACCAAGCCATTCGTGGCCGAGCCGGAGAAGAGCGTCGCCGAGCCGCCGCCGCTGCCGACCAAGGTGCAGACCGTGGTGGTGACGGCGGACGAGGACAACATGCGCGTCGACCGCTTTCTCGAGGCGCGTTTCCCCGGCCTGTCGTTTTCCCACATCCAGCGTATCGTTCGGAAGGGCGAGCTGCGCGTCAACGGCAAGCGTGCGGACAGCAAGGACCGGCTGGAAGAAGGGCAGAGCGTCCGCATTCCGCCGCTGCGGCTCGATACGCCGAAGGCGGCCACCAGCCTGTCTGAAGCGGCGAAGAAGACCCTCCAGGACCTCAAGGACATGACCCTGTTCGAGGACGCCGACGTGATGGTGCTGAACAAGCCCGCAGGTCTGGCGGTTCAGGGCGGCTCCGGTATCACGCGCAATGTCGACGACATGCTGGAGGTGATGCGCGACGCCAAGGGGCAGAAGCCGCGGCTGGTGCATCGGCTCGACCGCGAGACCTCGGGCTGCCTCCTGATCGCCAAGACACGTTTCGCCGCGACCGCTCTGACCGGCTCGTTCCGGCATCGCTCCGCGCGCAAGATTTACTGGGCGCTGGTCGCCGGCGTGCCGAAGCCGAAGCAGGGCCGCATCTCGACCTATCTCGCCAAGGAGGAGAGCGAGGAGGACAGCATCATGCGGATCGCGGCGCATGGCGACGAGGGCGCCAGCCACGCCGTGACCTACTATGCCGTGGTCGAAACCTCGGCGACGAAGCTCGCCTGGGTCTCGCTCAAGCCGGTGACCGGCCGCACCCATCAATTGCGCGCCCATATGGCGCATATCGATCACGCGATCGTGGGCGACCCCAAATATTTCAACAAGGAAAACTGGCAGCTGCCGGGCGGCCTGCAGAACCGGCTGCATTTGCTCGCGCGCCGGATCGTGATTCCGCACCCGCGTGGCGGCGTGATCGATGCCACCGCGCCGCTGCCGCCGCATATGCTGCAATCCTGGAATCTGCTCGGGCTCGAGGCCGACCGATTCGATCCGATCGAGAATGCGCCCGAGGAGTGA
- a CDS encoding amidohydrolase family protein — MTRTWLRVALFLIGSAVASASAHAETVVLRGGTLYASADAAALPDATIVITDGVISAVGKSGDVKLPSDARLIDCSGKTVVAGFWNSHVHFTEHVWHKAGEAPAAPLTQHMQEMLTRWGFTTVWDLGSDPRNTLPLRKRIAAGEVAGPNILLAGNVFPKGGHPVYLPPEIQLPEAATPEEATKWARDWLAMGEDGIKLFTGAFMGDKPVVNMDPAIAKAAVEVAHAQGRPVFAHPQNKIGVETVIAADVDVLAHTTPSERSYTDDQLARFKARGTALIPTLSLFTTVVLDPNVTNRLVAATVNQLKQFSENGGTVLFGTDVGFTTLYDTTQEVQLMHRALSERQVLASLTTNPARFFKATKKGKVEQGFDADLVVLDGDPLSDVANLAKVSTTIRAGHVIYQKP; from the coding sequence ATGACCCGGACTTGGTTGCGCGTCGCGCTTTTCCTGATTGGCTCGGCTGTCGCCTCTGCGTCGGCACATGCCGAGACCGTGGTGCTCCGCGGCGGCACGCTTTACGCATCGGCCGATGCGGCCGCGCTGCCGGATGCGACGATCGTGATCACGGACGGCGTCATCAGCGCGGTCGGCAAGTCCGGCGACGTCAAGCTGCCCTCGGATGCGCGCCTGATCGATTGCAGCGGCAAGACTGTTGTTGCCGGGTTCTGGAACAGCCACGTGCATTTCACGGAACATGTCTGGCACAAGGCCGGCGAGGCGCCGGCCGCGCCGCTGACGCAGCACATGCAGGAGATGCTGACCCGATGGGGCTTCACCACGGTCTGGGATCTCGGCTCCGATCCACGCAACACGCTGCCGCTGCGCAAGCGCATCGCAGCGGGTGAAGTCGCCGGTCCGAACATCCTGCTCGCCGGCAATGTGTTTCCCAAGGGCGGGCATCCCGTCTACCTGCCGCCCGAAATCCAGCTCCCCGAAGCTGCGACGCCGGAGGAGGCCACGAAGTGGGCGCGCGACTGGCTCGCGATGGGCGAGGACGGCATCAAGCTGTTCACCGGCGCGTTCATGGGCGACAAGCCCGTCGTCAACATGGATCCTGCGATCGCCAAAGCGGCCGTCGAAGTCGCGCATGCGCAGGGCAGGCCGGTGTTCGCGCATCCGCAGAACAAGATCGGCGTGGAGACGGTGATCGCAGCGGACGTCGACGTGCTGGCGCACACCACGCCAAGCGAGCGGAGCTACACGGATGACCAGCTGGCGCGGTTCAAGGCGCGGGGGACTGCGCTGATTCCGACGCTGTCGCTGTTCACGACGGTGGTGCTCGACCCCAACGTCACCAACCGTCTGGTGGCCGCGACCGTCAACCAGCTCAAGCAGTTCTCCGAGAATGGCGGCACCGTTTTGTTCGGCACCGATGTCGGCTTCACCACGCTGTACGACACCACGCAGGAAGTCCAGCTGATGCACCGCGCGCTGTCGGAGCGCCAGGTGCTGGCCTCGCTGACCACAAATCCGGCGCGGTTCTTCAAGGCCACGAAGAAGGGCAAGGTGGAGCAGGGCTTTGACGCCGATCTCGTGGTGCTCGACGGCGATCCGCTCAGCGACGTCGCCAATCTCGCGAAGGTGAGCACCACGATCCGTGCCGGTCACGTGATCTATCAGAAGCCGTGA
- a CDS encoding MBL fold metallo-hydrolase: MRHFILPIPLLAVIWLLLPLPAQSAPCLLVTLTGTMSGPALLNGVAGAGTLVRYGDDSADCGTLKLQFDAGRGTELRLSQLDVEPGQIDAVFLTHMHSDHTEGLVDLLLARWNWNSGGPALDVVCSSDAPSPLGFTLSCGKFVAHIGDAFIQSGEIAQRVSEDSKRLAGGPAELVHLVTFEPTDEPQVIWSKGEVRVSAIRSTHIAGHASYRVDTPAGSVVIGGDASNDSAAPPRPTSTSAQVEKLAQGADVIVHSTMHPIMGPERDSGMPPPVFYRQSLAPDLGAMAKRVGAKYLMVTHLAPQVGATHHGPYKVPGGALTEADYRAAAEAGGFTGTTIVGSDLATLRLPAK; the protein is encoded by the coding sequence ATGCGGCACTTCATTCTTCCGATACCCCTGCTGGCCGTCATCTGGCTGCTGCTGCCGCTTCCCGCCCAATCGGCGCCCTGCCTGCTCGTCACCTTGACCGGCACCATGAGCGGTCCCGCCTTGCTCAATGGCGTCGCGGGCGCCGGCACACTCGTGCGCTACGGCGACGACAGTGCCGATTGCGGGACGCTGAAGCTGCAGTTCGACGCTGGCCGCGGCACCGAGCTACGGCTGTCGCAACTGGACGTCGAACCTGGCCAGATCGACGCCGTCTTCCTCACGCATATGCACTCGGATCACACCGAGGGCCTCGTCGACCTTCTGCTCGCGCGCTGGAACTGGAATTCCGGCGGGCCCGCGCTCGATGTCGTCTGCAGCAGCGATGCGCCCTCGCCGCTCGGCTTCACCCTGAGCTGCGGCAAGTTTGTCGCGCATATCGGCGACGCCTTCATTCAGTCCGGCGAAATCGCACAACGGGTTTCAGAGGACAGCAAACGATTGGCGGGCGGACCTGCCGAGCTTGTGCATCTCGTCACGTTCGAGCCGACGGACGAGCCACAGGTGATCTGGTCGAAGGGCGAGGTCCGGGTGAGCGCGATCCGCTCGACCCACATCGCGGGCCATGCCTCCTATCGCGTCGACACGCCCGCGGGCAGCGTCGTGATCGGCGGCGACGCCAGCAATGACAGTGCCGCTCCGCCGCGTCCGACGTCGACGTCGGCGCAAGTCGAGAAGCTGGCACAAGGCGCCGACGTGATCGTGCACTCGACCATGCATCCCATCATGGGTCCGGAGCGCGACAGCGGCATGCCGCCGCCCGTCTTCTACCGCCAGAGCCTGGCGCCCGACCTTGGCGCCATGGCGAAGCGCGTGGGCGCCAAATATTTGATGGTGACCCATCTCGCGCCGCAGGTCGGGGCGACGCACCACGGCCCCTACAAGGTCCCCGGTGGCGCGCTGACCGAAGCGGACTATCGCGCCGCCGCCGAGGCAGGCGGATTTACCGGCACGACCATTGTCGGCTCGGATCTCGCCACGCTGCGCCTTCCCGCCAAATAG
- a CDS encoding GNAT family N-acetyltransferase, producing MTSIAFRQAQAADLPAIIALLANDVLGQQREDASSPPNPRYVDAFKAILADPNQLLVVATLDDEVIGTLQLSFIPGMARLGAWRGQIEAVRIAEAHRSSGVGQQMFEWAIAQCKARGCDLVQLTTDKARPDAHRFYERLGFVGSHIGYKLML from the coding sequence ATGACATCAATCGCCTTCCGCCAGGCCCAAGCGGCCGACCTTCCGGCGATCATCGCGCTCCTCGCCAACGACGTGCTGGGGCAGCAGCGCGAGGATGCAAGCTCGCCGCCGAACCCACGATACGTCGACGCTTTCAAAGCTATCCTCGCCGATCCCAATCAATTGCTGGTCGTGGCGACCCTGGACGACGAGGTGATCGGGACCCTTCAGCTCAGCTTCATTCCCGGAATGGCACGCCTGGGCGCCTGGCGCGGGCAGATCGAGGCGGTCCGAATTGCCGAGGCGCACCGCAGCTCGGGTGTCGGGCAGCAGATGTTCGAATGGGCGATCGCGCAGTGCAAAGCGAGAGGCTGCGATCTCGTGCAGCTCACGACCGACAAGGCGCGCCCCGACGCGCACCGCTTCTATGAGCGATTGGGATTCGTCGGCAGCCACATCGGCTACAAGCTGATGCTCTAA